In the Phaseolus vulgaris cultivar G19833 chromosome 7, P. vulgaris v2.0, whole genome shotgun sequence genome, one interval contains:
- the LOC137830202 gene encoding histone-lysine N-methyltransferase EZA1-like isoform X3 — protein MLSSSFDRLHTPSMVSKPTDSASKPRKQLGEPANDALGTLSLKINQLKKQIQAERIVYIKEKIQSNEKKLQCHTSGVLSAMSTRGSSQTEGDRKTPILSRIDRPLCKFSGFSPVSVDKDHSNQDVLSATSIKIPYIERLPPYTSWIFLDRNQRMAEDQSVVGRRRIYYDQHGSEALICSDSEEESTEHEEEKHEFSEAEDRVLWMAFEEYGLNEEVLNIVSEFVGGTSSEIQERYKSIKEKNIGRLDQPSENSGDCESIIGISPEKSLNAALDSFDNLFCRRCLIFDCRLHGCSQPLVYPSEKQTLWSDPEGDKKPCSDQCYLQLQEVKGVSEDTTSASDHNKRTTTIEEADGILAPSTIEEPGNHSTESFPTEVDCHGSLNLNVPISVEKRKVTNLSDTALCDSILPPDGSQNSNKKLKTISDDVITVNSDSSNNLLGACDDSKHTITCAILDKSLKHNSNKLIDSSSTCHTDEQDKSIGDGPKDPTNKTEFKKLSSSMEGKVDGMPGLSDWKPLEKELYLKGVEMFGRNSCLIARNLLSGLKTCVEITSYMHAGGVSMPHGSIVAPSSIMDDKGKFDAEYTDQEMPSRSRLLRKRGKTRKLKYSWKSTGHPSIWKRIADGKNQSCKQYTPCGCQSMCGKECTCVNGGTCCEKYCGCSKSCKNRFRGCHCAKSQCRSRQCPCFAAGRECDPDVCRNCWVSCGDGSLGEPPRRGEGQCGNMRLLLRQQQRILLAKSDVAGWGAFLKNPVNKNDYLGEYTGELISHREADKRGKIYDRANSSFLFDLNDQYVLDAYRKGDKLKFANHSSNPNCYAKVMLVAGDHRVGIFAKEHIDASEELFYDYRYGPDQAPPWARKPEGSKSDESTVYQGRAKKHQSH, from the exons ATGCTTTCTTCCTCCTTTGATCGACTCCACACACCATCGATGGTCTCCAAACCTACCGACTCCGCTTCCAAACCTCGA AAACAACTTGGAGAGCCAGCAAATGATGCATTGGGAACCTTGTCGCTCAAGATAAATCAGTTGAAAAAGCAAATCCAGGCGGAGAGAATAGTATACATTAAA GAAAAAATTCAGAGCAATGAGAAGAAGCTACAATGTCATACTTCAGGAGTCCTATCGGCAATGTCAACAAGGGGTTCTTCACAGACAGAGGGAGATAGGAAAACTCCAATTCTTTCTAGAATTGACCGTCCTTTATGTAAATTCAGTGGTTTCTCTCCAGTCTCAGTTGACAAAGACCACAGCAATCAAGATGTATTATCTGCTACAAGTATCAAAATACCATATATTGAAAGATTACCGCCATATACCTCTTGGATATTTCTTGACAG AAATCAGAGAATGGCTGAAGATCAGTCAGTTGTTGGAAGAAGACGAATCTACTATGATCAACATGGAAGTGAAGCACTGATATGTAGTGACAGCGAGGAAGAGTCAACAGAACATGAGGAGGAAAAACATGAATTTTCTGAGGCTGAAGATCGTGTTCTGTG GATGGCATTTGAGGAATATGGGTTAAACGAGGAGGTACTGAATATTGTTAGCGAATTTGTTGGGGGAACCAGTTCAGAAATTCAG GAGAGGTACAAAAGTATCAAGGAAAAGAACATTGGTAGGTTGGATCAGCCTTCGGAAAACTCAGGAGATTGTGAATCTATTATTGGCATCTCTCCAGAGAAAAGCCTGAATGCTGCATTAGATTCTTTTGATAATCTTTTTTGTCGCCGGTGCCTG ATTTTTGACTGTCGTCTGCATGGCTGTTCTCAACCTTTAGTATATCCT AGTGAAAAGCAGACATTATGGTCTGATCCTGAAGGTGACAAGAAACCATGCAGTGATCAGTGTTACCTTCAG TTACAGGAAGTCAAAGGTGTGTCAGAAGATACAACTTCTGCGTCTGATCATAATAAGAGAACTACAACTATTGAAGAGGCAGATGGGATATTGGCACCCTCCACTATAGAGGAACCTGGTAATCATAGTACAGAATCTTTTCCAACAGAAGTTGATTGTCATGGATCTCTCAATTTAAATGTTCCTATCTCAGTGGAAAAACGGAAAGTCACAAATCTGTCAGACACAGCACTTTGTGACTCAATACTCCCTCCCGATGGTTCTCAAAATTCTAATAAAAAGCTGAAGACAATCTCAGATGATGTAATTACTGTAAATAGTGATTCTAGCAATAACCTTTTGGGTGCATGTGATGACAGTAAACATACTATTACTTGTGCAATTTTGGACAAATCtttaaaacataattcaaataaattaatagacTCTTCTAGCACTTGTCATACGGATGAGCAGGACAAAAGTATTGGGGATGGACCCAAAGATCCTACAAATAAGACAGAATTTAAGAAGTTGTCCAGTTCAATGGAAGGGAAAGTTGATGGGATGCCAGGTCTCTCAGATTGGAAACCTCTAGAGAAAGAATTATACTTGAAGGGAGTAGAGATGTTTGGAAGAAATAG CTGCCTCATAGCAAGGAACTTACTTTCTGGCTTAAAGACTTGCGTGGAAATAACTAGTTACATGCATGCCGGAGGAGTGTCAATGCCTCACGGATCTATTGTTGCACCTAGTTCAATCATGGATGACAAGGGAAAATTTGATGCAGAGTACACA GACCAGGAGATGCCATCTAGGTCACGGTTGCTGAGAAAAAGGGGCAAAACAAGGAAGTTAAAATATTCTTGGAAGTCTACTGGCCACCCGTCAATATGGAAAAGAATTGCTGATGGGAAAAACCAATCTTGCAAGCAGTATACACCATGTGGATGTCAGTCAATGTGTGGAAAGGAATGTACTTGTGTTAATGGTGGAACATGCTGTGAAAAATATTGCGG TTGTTCAAAAAGCTGCAAGAATCGGTTTAGAGGATGCCATTGTGCCAAGAGTCAGTGCAGAAGTCGACAATGCCCATGTTTTGCTGCAGGACGGGAATGTGACCCAGATGTGTGTCGGAATTGCTGGGTTAG TTGTGGTGATGGTTCATTAGGGGAGCCACCCCGGCGTGGAGAAGGTCAATGTGGAAATATGAGGCTTCTTTTAAGGCAACAACAGAGG ATTCTCTTGGCAAAGTCTGATGTTGCAGGATGGGGAGCTTTCTTGAAG AACcctgttaacaaaaatgattaCCTAGGAGAGTACACAGGAGAACTGATCTCCCACCGAGAAGCCGATAAGCGTGGGAAAATATATGACCGAGCCAACTCTTCTTTCCTTTTTGACTTGAATGATCAG TACGTTCTTGATGCTTATCGCAAAGGAGACAAGTTAAAATTTGCAAACCACTCGTCAAACCCCAACTGCTATGCAAAG GTGATGCTGGTTGCTGGAGATCACCGAGTAGGCATATTTGCCAAGGAACACATTGATGCTAGCGAGGAGCTCTTCTATGATTATCGTTATGGTCCAGATCAAGCACCGCCATGGGCACGTAAACCTGAGGGTTCCAAGAGCGACGAATCAACAGTTTATCAAGGCAGAGCAAAGAAACACCAGTCTCATTGA
- the LOC137830202 gene encoding histone-lysine N-methyltransferase EZA1-like isoform X4 — MKRFPMATRKKSRKDPSKREKQLGEPANDALGTLSLKINQLKKQIQAERIVYIKEKIQSNEKKLQCHTSGVLSAMSTRGSSQTEGDRKTPILSRIDRPLCKFSGFSPVSVDKDHSNQDVLSATSIKIPYIERLPPYTSWIFLDRNQRMAEDQSVVGRRRIYYDQHGSEALICSDSEEESTEHEEEKHEFSEAEDRVLWMAFEEYGLNEEVLNIVSEFVGGTSSEIQERYKSIKEKNIGRLDQPSENSGDCESIIGISPEKSLNAALDSFDNLFCRRCLQIFDCRLHGCSQPLVYPSEKQTLWSDPEGDKKPCSDQCYLQQLQEVKGVSEDTTSASDHNKRTTTIEEADGILAPSTIEEPGNHSTESFPTEVDCHGSLNLNVPISVEKRKVTNLSDTALCDSILPPDGSQNSNKKLKTISDDVITVNSDSSNNLLGACDDSKHTITCAILDKSLKHNSNKLIDSSSTCHTDEQDKSIGDGPKDPTNKTEFKKLSSSMEGKVDGMPGLSDWKPLEKELYLKGVEMFGRNSCLIARNLLSGLKTCVEITSYMHAGGVSMPHGSIVAPSSIMDDKGKFDAEYTDQEMPSRSRLLRKRGKTRKLKYSWKSTGHPSIWKRIADGKNQSCKQYTPCGCQSMCGKECTCVNGGTCCEKYCGCSKSCKNRFRGCHCAKSQCRSRQCPCFAAGRECDPDVCRNCWVSCGDGSLGEPPRRGEGQCGNMRLLLRQQQRILLAKSDVAGWGAFLKNPVNKNDYLGEYTGELISHREADKRGKIYDRANSSFLFDLNDQYVLDAYRKGDKLKFANHSSNPNCYAKVMLVAGDHRVGIFAKEHIDASEELFYDYRYGPDQAPPWARKPEGSKSDESTVYQGRAKKHQSH, encoded by the exons ATGAAGAGATTCCCAATGGccacaagaaaaaaaagtagGAAGGATCCGTCCAAAAGAGAG AAACAACTTGGAGAGCCAGCAAATGATGCATTGGGAACCTTGTCGCTCAAGATAAATCAGTTGAAAAAGCAAATCCAGGCGGAGAGAATAGTATACATTAAA GAAAAAATTCAGAGCAATGAGAAGAAGCTACAATGTCATACTTCAGGAGTCCTATCGGCAATGTCAACAAGGGGTTCTTCACAGACAGAGGGAGATAGGAAAACTCCAATTCTTTCTAGAATTGACCGTCCTTTATGTAAATTCAGTGGTTTCTCTCCAGTCTCAGTTGACAAAGACCACAGCAATCAAGATGTATTATCTGCTACAAGTATCAAAATACCATATATTGAAAGATTACCGCCATATACCTCTTGGATATTTCTTGACAG AAATCAGAGAATGGCTGAAGATCAGTCAGTTGTTGGAAGAAGACGAATCTACTATGATCAACATGGAAGTGAAGCACTGATATGTAGTGACAGCGAGGAAGAGTCAACAGAACATGAGGAGGAAAAACATGAATTTTCTGAGGCTGAAGATCGTGTTCTGTG GATGGCATTTGAGGAATATGGGTTAAACGAGGAGGTACTGAATATTGTTAGCGAATTTGTTGGGGGAACCAGTTCAGAAATTCAG GAGAGGTACAAAAGTATCAAGGAAAAGAACATTGGTAGGTTGGATCAGCCTTCGGAAAACTCAGGAGATTGTGAATCTATTATTGGCATCTCTCCAGAGAAAAGCCTGAATGCTGCATTAGATTCTTTTGATAATCTTTTTTGTCGCCGGTGCCTG CAGATTTTTGACTGTCGTCTGCATGGCTGTTCTCAACCTTTAGTATATCCT AGTGAAAAGCAGACATTATGGTCTGATCCTGAAGGTGACAAGAAACCATGCAGTGATCAGTGTTACCTTCAG CAGTTACAGGAAGTCAAAGGTGTGTCAGAAGATACAACTTCTGCGTCTGATCATAATAAGAGAACTACAACTATTGAAGAGGCAGATGGGATATTGGCACCCTCCACTATAGAGGAACCTGGTAATCATAGTACAGAATCTTTTCCAACAGAAGTTGATTGTCATGGATCTCTCAATTTAAATGTTCCTATCTCAGTGGAAAAACGGAAAGTCACAAATCTGTCAGACACAGCACTTTGTGACTCAATACTCCCTCCCGATGGTTCTCAAAATTCTAATAAAAAGCTGAAGACAATCTCAGATGATGTAATTACTGTAAATAGTGATTCTAGCAATAACCTTTTGGGTGCATGTGATGACAGTAAACATACTATTACTTGTGCAATTTTGGACAAATCtttaaaacataattcaaataaattaatagacTCTTCTAGCACTTGTCATACGGATGAGCAGGACAAAAGTATTGGGGATGGACCCAAAGATCCTACAAATAAGACAGAATTTAAGAAGTTGTCCAGTTCAATGGAAGGGAAAGTTGATGGGATGCCAGGTCTCTCAGATTGGAAACCTCTAGAGAAAGAATTATACTTGAAGGGAGTAGAGATGTTTGGAAGAAATAG CTGCCTCATAGCAAGGAACTTACTTTCTGGCTTAAAGACTTGCGTGGAAATAACTAGTTACATGCATGCCGGAGGAGTGTCAATGCCTCACGGATCTATTGTTGCACCTAGTTCAATCATGGATGACAAGGGAAAATTTGATGCAGAGTACACA GACCAGGAGATGCCATCTAGGTCACGGTTGCTGAGAAAAAGGGGCAAAACAAGGAAGTTAAAATATTCTTGGAAGTCTACTGGCCACCCGTCAATATGGAAAAGAATTGCTGATGGGAAAAACCAATCTTGCAAGCAGTATACACCATGTGGATGTCAGTCAATGTGTGGAAAGGAATGTACTTGTGTTAATGGTGGAACATGCTGTGAAAAATATTGCGG TTGTTCAAAAAGCTGCAAGAATCGGTTTAGAGGATGCCATTGTGCCAAGAGTCAGTGCAGAAGTCGACAATGCCCATGTTTTGCTGCAGGACGGGAATGTGACCCAGATGTGTGTCGGAATTGCTGGGTTAG TTGTGGTGATGGTTCATTAGGGGAGCCACCCCGGCGTGGAGAAGGTCAATGTGGAAATATGAGGCTTCTTTTAAGGCAACAACAGAGG ATTCTCTTGGCAAAGTCTGATGTTGCAGGATGGGGAGCTTTCTTGAAG AACcctgttaacaaaaatgattaCCTAGGAGAGTACACAGGAGAACTGATCTCCCACCGAGAAGCCGATAAGCGTGGGAAAATATATGACCGAGCCAACTCTTCTTTCCTTTTTGACTTGAATGATCAG TACGTTCTTGATGCTTATCGCAAAGGAGACAAGTTAAAATTTGCAAACCACTCGTCAAACCCCAACTGCTATGCAAAG GTGATGCTGGTTGCTGGAGATCACCGAGTAGGCATATTTGCCAAGGAACACATTGATGCTAGCGAGGAGCTCTTCTATGATTATCGTTATGGTCCAGATCAAGCACCGCCATGGGCACGTAAACCTGAGGGTTCCAAGAGCGACGAATCAACAGTTTATCAAGGCAGAGCAAAGAAACACCAGTCTCATTGA
- the LOC137830202 gene encoding histone-lysine N-methyltransferase EZA1-like isoform X1, giving the protein MLSSSFDRLHTPSMVSKPTDSASKPRKQLGEPANDALGTLSLKINQLKKQIQAERIVYIKEKIQSNEKKLQCHTSGVLSAMSTRGSSQTEGDRKTPILSRIDRPLCKFSGFSPVSVDKDHSNQDVLSATSIKIPYIERLPPYTSWIFLDRNQRMAEDQSVVGRRRIYYDQHGSEALICSDSEEESTEHEEEKHEFSEAEDRVLWMAFEEYGLNEEVLNIVSEFVGGTSSEIQERYKSIKEKNIGRLDQPSENSGDCESIIGISPEKSLNAALDSFDNLFCRRCLIFDCRLHGCSQPLVYPSEKQTLWSDPEGDKKPCSDQCYLQQLQEVKGVSEDTTSASDHNKRTTTIEEADGILAPSTIEEPGNHSTESFPTEVDCHGSLNLNVPISVEKRKVTNLSDTALCDSILPPDGSQNSNKKLKTISDDVITVNSDSSNNLLGACDDSKHTITCAILDKSLKHNSNKLIDSSSTCHTDEQDKSIGDGPKDPTNKTEFKKLSSSMEGKVDGMPGLSDWKPLEKELYLKGVEMFGRNSCLIARNLLSGLKTCVEITSYMHAGGVSMPHGSIVAPSSIMDDKGKFDAEYTDQEMPSRSRLLRKRGKTRKLKYSWKSTGHPSIWKRIADGKNQSCKQYTPCGCQSMCGKECTCVNGGTCCEKYCGCSKSCKNRFRGCHCAKSQCRSRQCPCFAAGRECDPDVCRNCWVSCGDGSLGEPPRRGEGQCGNMRLLLRQQQRILLAKSDVAGWGAFLKNPVNKNDYLGEYTGELISHREADKRGKIYDRANSSFLFDLNDQYVLDAYRKGDKLKFANHSSNPNCYAKVMLVAGDHRVGIFAKEHIDASEELFYDYRYGPDQAPPWARKPEGSKSDESTVYQGRAKKHQSH; this is encoded by the exons ATGCTTTCTTCCTCCTTTGATCGACTCCACACACCATCGATGGTCTCCAAACCTACCGACTCCGCTTCCAAACCTCGA AAACAACTTGGAGAGCCAGCAAATGATGCATTGGGAACCTTGTCGCTCAAGATAAATCAGTTGAAAAAGCAAATCCAGGCGGAGAGAATAGTATACATTAAA GAAAAAATTCAGAGCAATGAGAAGAAGCTACAATGTCATACTTCAGGAGTCCTATCGGCAATGTCAACAAGGGGTTCTTCACAGACAGAGGGAGATAGGAAAACTCCAATTCTTTCTAGAATTGACCGTCCTTTATGTAAATTCAGTGGTTTCTCTCCAGTCTCAGTTGACAAAGACCACAGCAATCAAGATGTATTATCTGCTACAAGTATCAAAATACCATATATTGAAAGATTACCGCCATATACCTCTTGGATATTTCTTGACAG AAATCAGAGAATGGCTGAAGATCAGTCAGTTGTTGGAAGAAGACGAATCTACTATGATCAACATGGAAGTGAAGCACTGATATGTAGTGACAGCGAGGAAGAGTCAACAGAACATGAGGAGGAAAAACATGAATTTTCTGAGGCTGAAGATCGTGTTCTGTG GATGGCATTTGAGGAATATGGGTTAAACGAGGAGGTACTGAATATTGTTAGCGAATTTGTTGGGGGAACCAGTTCAGAAATTCAG GAGAGGTACAAAAGTATCAAGGAAAAGAACATTGGTAGGTTGGATCAGCCTTCGGAAAACTCAGGAGATTGTGAATCTATTATTGGCATCTCTCCAGAGAAAAGCCTGAATGCTGCATTAGATTCTTTTGATAATCTTTTTTGTCGCCGGTGCCTG ATTTTTGACTGTCGTCTGCATGGCTGTTCTCAACCTTTAGTATATCCT AGTGAAAAGCAGACATTATGGTCTGATCCTGAAGGTGACAAGAAACCATGCAGTGATCAGTGTTACCTTCAG CAGTTACAGGAAGTCAAAGGTGTGTCAGAAGATACAACTTCTGCGTCTGATCATAATAAGAGAACTACAACTATTGAAGAGGCAGATGGGATATTGGCACCCTCCACTATAGAGGAACCTGGTAATCATAGTACAGAATCTTTTCCAACAGAAGTTGATTGTCATGGATCTCTCAATTTAAATGTTCCTATCTCAGTGGAAAAACGGAAAGTCACAAATCTGTCAGACACAGCACTTTGTGACTCAATACTCCCTCCCGATGGTTCTCAAAATTCTAATAAAAAGCTGAAGACAATCTCAGATGATGTAATTACTGTAAATAGTGATTCTAGCAATAACCTTTTGGGTGCATGTGATGACAGTAAACATACTATTACTTGTGCAATTTTGGACAAATCtttaaaacataattcaaataaattaatagacTCTTCTAGCACTTGTCATACGGATGAGCAGGACAAAAGTATTGGGGATGGACCCAAAGATCCTACAAATAAGACAGAATTTAAGAAGTTGTCCAGTTCAATGGAAGGGAAAGTTGATGGGATGCCAGGTCTCTCAGATTGGAAACCTCTAGAGAAAGAATTATACTTGAAGGGAGTAGAGATGTTTGGAAGAAATAG CTGCCTCATAGCAAGGAACTTACTTTCTGGCTTAAAGACTTGCGTGGAAATAACTAGTTACATGCATGCCGGAGGAGTGTCAATGCCTCACGGATCTATTGTTGCACCTAGTTCAATCATGGATGACAAGGGAAAATTTGATGCAGAGTACACA GACCAGGAGATGCCATCTAGGTCACGGTTGCTGAGAAAAAGGGGCAAAACAAGGAAGTTAAAATATTCTTGGAAGTCTACTGGCCACCCGTCAATATGGAAAAGAATTGCTGATGGGAAAAACCAATCTTGCAAGCAGTATACACCATGTGGATGTCAGTCAATGTGTGGAAAGGAATGTACTTGTGTTAATGGTGGAACATGCTGTGAAAAATATTGCGG TTGTTCAAAAAGCTGCAAGAATCGGTTTAGAGGATGCCATTGTGCCAAGAGTCAGTGCAGAAGTCGACAATGCCCATGTTTTGCTGCAGGACGGGAATGTGACCCAGATGTGTGTCGGAATTGCTGGGTTAG TTGTGGTGATGGTTCATTAGGGGAGCCACCCCGGCGTGGAGAAGGTCAATGTGGAAATATGAGGCTTCTTTTAAGGCAACAACAGAGG ATTCTCTTGGCAAAGTCTGATGTTGCAGGATGGGGAGCTTTCTTGAAG AACcctgttaacaaaaatgattaCCTAGGAGAGTACACAGGAGAACTGATCTCCCACCGAGAAGCCGATAAGCGTGGGAAAATATATGACCGAGCCAACTCTTCTTTCCTTTTTGACTTGAATGATCAG TACGTTCTTGATGCTTATCGCAAAGGAGACAAGTTAAAATTTGCAAACCACTCGTCAAACCCCAACTGCTATGCAAAG GTGATGCTGGTTGCTGGAGATCACCGAGTAGGCATATTTGCCAAGGAACACATTGATGCTAGCGAGGAGCTCTTCTATGATTATCGTTATGGTCCAGATCAAGCACCGCCATGGGCACGTAAACCTGAGGGTTCCAAGAGCGACGAATCAACAGTTTATCAAGGCAGAGCAAAGAAACACCAGTCTCATTGA
- the LOC137830202 gene encoding histone-lysine N-methyltransferase EZA1-like isoform X5 has product MKRFPMATRKKSRKDPSKREKQLGEPANDALGTLSLKINQLKKQIQAERIVYIKEKIQSNEKKLQCHTSGVLSAMSTRGSSQTEGDRKTPILSRIDRPLCKFSGFSPVSVDKDHSNQDVLSATSIKIPYIERLPPYTSWIFLDRNQRMAEDQSVVGRRRIYYDQHGSEALICSDSEEESTEHEEEKHEFSEAEDRVLWMAFEEYGLNEEVLNIVSEFVGGTSSEIQERYKSIKEKNIGRLDQPSENSGDCESIIGISPEKSLNAALDSFDNLFCRRCLIFDCRLHGCSQPLVYPSEKQTLWSDPEGDKKPCSDQCYLQLQEVKGVSEDTTSASDHNKRTTTIEEADGILAPSTIEEPGNHSTESFPTEVDCHGSLNLNVPISVEKRKVTNLSDTALCDSILPPDGSQNSNKKLKTISDDVITVNSDSSNNLLGACDDSKHTITCAILDKSLKHNSNKLIDSSSTCHTDEQDKSIGDGPKDPTNKTEFKKLSSSMEGKVDGMPGLSDWKPLEKELYLKGVEMFGRNSCLIARNLLSGLKTCVEITSYMHAGGVSMPHGSIVAPSSIMDDKGKFDAEYTDQEMPSRSRLLRKRGKTRKLKYSWKSTGHPSIWKRIADGKNQSCKQYTPCGCQSMCGKECTCVNGGTCCEKYCGCSKSCKNRFRGCHCAKSQCRSRQCPCFAAGRECDPDVCRNCWVSCGDGSLGEPPRRGEGQCGNMRLLLRQQQRILLAKSDVAGWGAFLKNPVNKNDYLGEYTGELISHREADKRGKIYDRANSSFLFDLNDQYVLDAYRKGDKLKFANHSSNPNCYAKVMLVAGDHRVGIFAKEHIDASEELFYDYRYGPDQAPPWARKPEGSKSDESTVYQGRAKKHQSH; this is encoded by the exons ATGAAGAGATTCCCAATGGccacaagaaaaaaaagtagGAAGGATCCGTCCAAAAGAGAG AAACAACTTGGAGAGCCAGCAAATGATGCATTGGGAACCTTGTCGCTCAAGATAAATCAGTTGAAAAAGCAAATCCAGGCGGAGAGAATAGTATACATTAAA GAAAAAATTCAGAGCAATGAGAAGAAGCTACAATGTCATACTTCAGGAGTCCTATCGGCAATGTCAACAAGGGGTTCTTCACAGACAGAGGGAGATAGGAAAACTCCAATTCTTTCTAGAATTGACCGTCCTTTATGTAAATTCAGTGGTTTCTCTCCAGTCTCAGTTGACAAAGACCACAGCAATCAAGATGTATTATCTGCTACAAGTATCAAAATACCATATATTGAAAGATTACCGCCATATACCTCTTGGATATTTCTTGACAG AAATCAGAGAATGGCTGAAGATCAGTCAGTTGTTGGAAGAAGACGAATCTACTATGATCAACATGGAAGTGAAGCACTGATATGTAGTGACAGCGAGGAAGAGTCAACAGAACATGAGGAGGAAAAACATGAATTTTCTGAGGCTGAAGATCGTGTTCTGTG GATGGCATTTGAGGAATATGGGTTAAACGAGGAGGTACTGAATATTGTTAGCGAATTTGTTGGGGGAACCAGTTCAGAAATTCAG GAGAGGTACAAAAGTATCAAGGAAAAGAACATTGGTAGGTTGGATCAGCCTTCGGAAAACTCAGGAGATTGTGAATCTATTATTGGCATCTCTCCAGAGAAAAGCCTGAATGCTGCATTAGATTCTTTTGATAATCTTTTTTGTCGCCGGTGCCTG ATTTTTGACTGTCGTCTGCATGGCTGTTCTCAACCTTTAGTATATCCT AGTGAAAAGCAGACATTATGGTCTGATCCTGAAGGTGACAAGAAACCATGCAGTGATCAGTGTTACCTTCAG TTACAGGAAGTCAAAGGTGTGTCAGAAGATACAACTTCTGCGTCTGATCATAATAAGAGAACTACAACTATTGAAGAGGCAGATGGGATATTGGCACCCTCCACTATAGAGGAACCTGGTAATCATAGTACAGAATCTTTTCCAACAGAAGTTGATTGTCATGGATCTCTCAATTTAAATGTTCCTATCTCAGTGGAAAAACGGAAAGTCACAAATCTGTCAGACACAGCACTTTGTGACTCAATACTCCCTCCCGATGGTTCTCAAAATTCTAATAAAAAGCTGAAGACAATCTCAGATGATGTAATTACTGTAAATAGTGATTCTAGCAATAACCTTTTGGGTGCATGTGATGACAGTAAACATACTATTACTTGTGCAATTTTGGACAAATCtttaaaacataattcaaataaattaatagacTCTTCTAGCACTTGTCATACGGATGAGCAGGACAAAAGTATTGGGGATGGACCCAAAGATCCTACAAATAAGACAGAATTTAAGAAGTTGTCCAGTTCAATGGAAGGGAAAGTTGATGGGATGCCAGGTCTCTCAGATTGGAAACCTCTAGAGAAAGAATTATACTTGAAGGGAGTAGAGATGTTTGGAAGAAATAG CTGCCTCATAGCAAGGAACTTACTTTCTGGCTTAAAGACTTGCGTGGAAATAACTAGTTACATGCATGCCGGAGGAGTGTCAATGCCTCACGGATCTATTGTTGCACCTAGTTCAATCATGGATGACAAGGGAAAATTTGATGCAGAGTACACA GACCAGGAGATGCCATCTAGGTCACGGTTGCTGAGAAAAAGGGGCAAAACAAGGAAGTTAAAATATTCTTGGAAGTCTACTGGCCACCCGTCAATATGGAAAAGAATTGCTGATGGGAAAAACCAATCTTGCAAGCAGTATACACCATGTGGATGTCAGTCAATGTGTGGAAAGGAATGTACTTGTGTTAATGGTGGAACATGCTGTGAAAAATATTGCGG TTGTTCAAAAAGCTGCAAGAATCGGTTTAGAGGATGCCATTGTGCCAAGAGTCAGTGCAGAAGTCGACAATGCCCATGTTTTGCTGCAGGACGGGAATGTGACCCAGATGTGTGTCGGAATTGCTGGGTTAG TTGTGGTGATGGTTCATTAGGGGAGCCACCCCGGCGTGGAGAAGGTCAATGTGGAAATATGAGGCTTCTTTTAAGGCAACAACAGAGG ATTCTCTTGGCAAAGTCTGATGTTGCAGGATGGGGAGCTTTCTTGAAG AACcctgttaacaaaaatgattaCCTAGGAGAGTACACAGGAGAACTGATCTCCCACCGAGAAGCCGATAAGCGTGGGAAAATATATGACCGAGCCAACTCTTCTTTCCTTTTTGACTTGAATGATCAG TACGTTCTTGATGCTTATCGCAAAGGAGACAAGTTAAAATTTGCAAACCACTCGTCAAACCCCAACTGCTATGCAAAG GTGATGCTGGTTGCTGGAGATCACCGAGTAGGCATATTTGCCAAGGAACACATTGATGCTAGCGAGGAGCTCTTCTATGATTATCGTTATGGTCCAGATCAAGCACCGCCATGGGCACGTAAACCTGAGGGTTCCAAGAGCGACGAATCAACAGTTTATCAAGGCAGAGCAAAGAAACACCAGTCTCATTGA